The genomic region CAACGACATTTACGATATGATCGACCGCGAAAACGTGGACCTGACCATCGTCTGTACGCCCCACCCGGCCCACCGGAATCCCGCCGTGGCCGCGCTCGAAGCGGGGTCGCACGTGCTGGTGGAAAAGCCGCTGGCGTCGAGCCTCGAAGACTGCGACGCCATGATCGACGCCGCCCGCCGCGCCGGACGCTACCTCGGGACCGTCAGCCAACGGCGTTTTTACGAACCCAGTCTGCGGATGCGGGAGGCGATTGACGCGGGCAAAATCGGCGCTCCGGCCCTCGGCATCGTCCAGATGCTGGGCTGGCGCAGCGAGGAGTACTACCAGTCAGACCCGTGGCGCGGCACCTGGGCGGGCGAAGGCGGTGGCGTGCTGGTCAACCAGGCTCCGCACCAGCTCGACCTGCTGCTGTGGTATATGGGCGAACCCGTCGAGCTGTACGGCGTCTGGAACAACGTCAACCACCCGTTCATCGAAGTGGACGATACGGCCGTGGCGATTGTGAAGTTTAAAAACGGCGGCATCGGCAACATTTCCGTCAGCAACAGCCAGAAACCGGGTCTGTTCGGAAAGGTGCACATCCACGGCCGGAACGGCGCTTCGGTGGGCGTGCAGACCGACGGCGGGTCCATGTTCATCGCGGGCATGACCGGCATTCTGGACGCACCCTACAACGACATCTGGACCGTGGAAGGCGAGGCCGACCGGCGGGAGGCGTGGAAAGCCGCCGACGAAGCGGCGTTTGCGGCCGTGGACCCGATGACGCATTATTTCACCAAACAGATCGAAGACTTCTGCGCCGCCATCCGCGAGGGCCGCCCGCCGCTGGTGACTGGCGAAGACGGCCGCCGCGTGGTGGCCCTGTTCCAGGCGATTTACGAATCAACGCGGACGGGCGGGGTGGTGAAGGTGGAATGATTGAATGACTGATTGGGCTTCGCTCGTTTCAGGTATTTGGAGTTATTCCGATTGGCGCGCATTTATTTTGATGTGAATACTTTTCACCAGAAGGCAATAGCGTTTCTTACGGACTAATTCATTAATCAATGAATAAGCAGGATGAAGATATAATTACTCAACAGAAGCAGTATGAATGGTGGAATGGGTCAAATGCATCCGGTCTTTGCGTAAATAAAAGCGGGCTTCGCCGACCTGCACCGTTTTTACATATTCTTTATTGACGTAATTCGCTATCACGGGATAATGGCTAAGAAACGTCGAAGAATCCGCAAATTCCTGAGTGGTTGAGTGGAGACCTAAATCCACGATCATAAATGGGCGGTTTAGGCGAAGGTCTGTAACATACCTTTCCAAATGCCCCTGCTGAATAATGCTGGCGCTTACACATCGCTGAATGTGATTGTCACGGGTTGCCTGTGGGGTATTACTTTTAACATAAATCCAGCCATGCCATCCCCAAACAGCGAGGCGATCGTCCGGTAATCTATGTTTTCGAATTTCAGCTAAAACAGCGGTTTGAAAATTCGGTTCATTTTCGAAGCGCTTGTAATACAATTCGTCAATGTGATGAATTCCGCCCTGTTTATATCTTGCAAAGGCGGTATAAGCAGGAAGCAGGAACGCAAAGAAGCAGAAGCCCAGCATCAGTCTGAAAGCGACAACACTGTAACTTTTTTCAATGAAATTTAGCCAGAAAGCTGTTGATAAACCGACAGGAATCAAGAGAAAATATAAATGGTGAAGAAAGTAAGTGCCGGGTTTCAACACCACATAGACAGAGACTACTCCCAGGAGGCTAATTATACCTAATTGTGTGAAATCTGGCCTCTTACGATACACAAAGCACACGCAGCCAATTATAGTGGTTGCCAGGAAGGGAGCAGCGATTCCCTGCCAGAACTCTTTGGCGTAATCGAAGCTTTCCCAGGCCAGATGAAGTTGTTTGTAGAGAGGATCGGATTTTAAATGATAGATGTTTTTATATTCCAAGTTCGCAATTATGTAATAGCGCCAGAAAATAGGCAGCAAGTCAAAATGCCAGCAATAAAAAGCTACCAGGATTGTTGGCGCTATTCCGCCTGCAAACACGTTAAGCAGTGCGTTTATTTTCTTCTGATTCGGTAAGTTTGAGGTAAAAAGGCTTATCAATAAAACGACAATCAGCAATCCGGCAACAGGTACAGCCTGTAACTTGGCATATGGAACGAGCCCGGCGGCAATCCCGGAGCAAACTAACAGGCCGGATGCTATTTCGCCTTTCGCCAAAAAGCGCATCAAAACCCAAAGAATCGCCGTGCAAAAGAAAATAGCCGGAAGTTCACTGCTGTAATGCAAAAAGTCCCAAAGTTTAGTGAAAGCCAAAAACTGGACGATCAACCAGATACTGAATCGGGAAACCTGCGTAGAAAACACCTCATTTAAGGCTTTGTAAGCCATTATAAGCGTGGCAATTAACAGCAGACAGGCGAGAACCCGCGCGTGGTAATAAGTTATTGACCCCCGAAATAAGGCAGGCAGAGTAAGGAGATAACTATTAACGGGACCAATGGTATTCCCATCGACTGATTTCCAGTAGAGAGGGTCAATGGCTAACGTGATCGCCTGCGTAATTACTTGACTTTCATCTAAATCCAACTCCCGGTTGTATAGAAGGGAGGAGAGCCTGCCAACCAGCAATAATAAACTGATCAGGATAATAAAAGTGGAAGATTTGGTAAGGACCCGTAAAAAAGGAAGGCGTATGAAAGGAGGCGAAAAAAGGATATTACAGACGGTCAAGGCACTTAAACAAAAAGCAAATGCTTGTTGAAACAGAAACAACAGGTGTTGTCGCATAGCAAAAGTTAAGGAGCAGGTAAGTACAAGAGAAGGCTTAAATATATATGAAAAAATTATAATAATATAATATATTCTTGCCAGATAAATTTGTCTACCCAACTACTTTACTTCCCCGTGGCCTGTGTCTGCACAGGCCACCTTTTTTAGTTCCGGACATACGTATGCCGAGGCCCAATCGGCGCAACTCCGCTCGAAAACCCGGACCGGCGGGCATGGTAGAACCGGCGCGGTTTTTTCTTTCCCAAAACGAAACCCGTTCCACCCTATGCGATTGCTTCTCCTCTTCCTGTTCGCGCTTGCCACCACCGCGCTTATTCCCCGGAAACCCGCTCCGCCGAAGCCCAAAAACATCATTTTCATTCTGGCCGACGACCACCGCTACGACTTCATGGGCTTTACCGGGAAAGTAGCCGGACTCCAGACGCCGAACCTCGACCGGCTGGCCCGCGAAGGGGCCCACGTCCAAAACGCCTTCGTCTCCACGGCCCTCTGTTCGCCGAGCCGGGCCAGCATCCTGACTGGGCAGTACGCCCACACGCACAAGGTGGTGGACAATTTCGCTCCCCTGCCGAAGAACCTCATCTTTTTCCCGCAATTGCTGCAAAAAGCCGGTTATCAGACCGCTTTTCTCGGAAAATGGCATATGGGAAACACCGACGACGCGCCGCAGCCGGGCTTTAACTACTGGCTCAGTTTTCAGGGGCAGGGCGTGTATTACAATCCGACCTTTAACATCAACGGCAAACGCGTGGCGCATGGCGACAGCAGCTACACCACCGAACTGCTGACCGATTATGCCGTTAAATGGCTGGATGGGCTGGACCGTAACAAGCCGTTCATGCTGTATCTGTCGCACAAGGCGGTGCATGCCGAGTTTCAGCCCGCCCGGAAGGACAAAGGCCGCTACGCCGCCATGCCGATCAACTACCCGGCCTCGTTTTACCTGACCGCCACCGACACCAGCAAACGCTGGGGGCCGAACCCGCTGGCGAGTCCCGAAACGGGCCTGAAGGCGAACCTGAAGGACATGCCGAACTGGGTCAAAAAGCAGCGCTACAGTTGGCATGGCGTCGATTATATGTACCACGGACAGATCGGTTTCAACGATTTTTACCACCAGTACGCCGAAACACTGCTGGGCGTAGACAACAGCGTGGGGCGCGTCCTGAAATGGCTCGACGACCACGGACTGGCCGAAACCACGATGGTCGTCTATATGGGCGACAACGGATTCAGCTTCGGCGAACGGGGGCTGATCGACAAGCGGCACATGTACGAGGAATCGATGCGGGTGCCGCTGCTGGTGCGTTGTCCGGCCGTGGTCCGGCCGGGGACGAAGGTGGCGCAGGTCATCCAGAACGTGGATATCGCCCCGACGTTTCTGGCCTATGCCGGACAGGCCCGACAGCCCCGGATGCAGGGCGAATCGTTTCTGCCGCTGTTGCAGGGCAAGGCCGTTCCGTGGAAAGACCGGGCCTTTTACGAATATTATTGGGAGATCGACTTTCCGCAGACCCCGACCATGTTCGGCGTCCGCACCGACCGCTACAAGTACATCTTCAATTACGGGGTCTGGGACGCCAACGAACTCTATGATCTGCAGGAAGACCCGGGCGAGGTTAACAACCTGATTCGCAGTCCACAGCATCAGCAAGTCGCCCAGCAACTCCGCGGCCAGGTGTTCGACTGGCTCGAATCGACCGGCGGCATGCAGATTCCGCTGAACCGCGTCCGGCAGAAACGCAACGACCATATTTACCGGGGAACGTACTAATACAACCTTTCGGCAACGTTAGTAGTTGACAAGAAAACGTTAAAAGTTTAATGTTTAAGGTTTAACGTGACTTTGCCTCTTTATTCTCATTGAGGCGGAGCTACGTTGAACCTTAAACGTTAAACGTTAAACTTATTCAATTGCTCAACACAATGAGAACGACGGTATGGCTGTGGGTGTTGATTTGCTCCCAGGTTCTATTTTTCAGTTGCAGCCGGAAAAATCGCCGCGACCGTTCGGCTGAGCGGGCGGAAAAAGCCGATGCAAAAAGTGAGAAGAACAGCCGGGGCATTGATTTCACGGCTGTGGGTGCCCAGAATGCCTGGGCGCTGGCAATTGACTTTTCGGGAGACATGGAGTTCCGGCCGGTAGGCAGTTCGGTGGTCAAAACCATCACGCCGAAACCCCAGCGGACCACCAAAGGTCGGGGCGTCCTGTTCGACGCCCGGCAGGGAACCCGGCCGCTGCGCGTTGGCATCGAGCCGACGGTTTACCGCGACAAGGCCTCGGGGCAGGAGTACGCCTACACGGTCTGGGTAGAATCGGGCGGCAAGCGTTACACGGGCGGCGGCGGATTTCTGTACGGTGCCCTGCGGCTGAGCGATACCTGGGTTCTGGAAACGTTCCGCGGCCAGCGGATGCGCCCCGAACAGTTTGCCGGACGAATGCCGCGGCTCGAACTGGACGTGAAAGGCAACAACCTGCGCGGTTTTTCGGGCTGCAACGAAATTCGCGGCAAAGTCAAAGCGGAGGGCGACCGCATCGAACTGGAGCCGAATCCGGCCACGAAAAAATACTGCGCCTCCAGCTTTGAAGAGAGTTTTCTGCGCTCGCTGCGGGGCGTGACGCTCTACCGGGTCAGCCGCAACCGCCTGACGCTGCTCTCCAACGGCAAATACGTGATGACGTTCCGGAAAGAAGGCGGCGAGGAGGAAGACACCCGGCGCGCCGCCCGCTAAAACCGCTCACCAGTCACCTGGCGTAGCCCACGGTTTAACGTCCCAAAACCGTTGAAACGGTTCGGCGATGTACGTATATTTGACCCTCATCGTTCATTTCCCACGGTTGCAACCACGGGCTGATTTGTGACATCCCTCTTCGTCGTATCCGAACACAGCCGCCTTTACCGCGCCGCCGATTTTCCCGGTGCCGAGTGCACGCCGACAGACGCCTACCTGCCGGATGCGGCGTTTACGGCCCTCAAACAGTTCATTGCCGGGGCCGACGCCGATTTCGCCCTTTCGTTCGGCTGGCAGCGTGGCCGGGAGGTCATTCGCACGCGGAACTATGTCGGTCTGCTCGAAACCCGCGACGGCACGCAGCTCGAAATTCTGCCCAAAGGCGGCGGCCAAACGCCGGAGGTGCTGATCCGGATGCTGCGTTGCCTGCCCGACGCCCCGTTCCGGCACCTGGCCACGGCCCGCCTCGGCACGGGCCATCTGCCGCTCTGGGAAGTCTTCATTGCCGCTTTTCTGGACGAAGTCGCGGCCGTCGTCGGGCAGGGCCTGCAGCAGGCGTACACCCCGCGCGACGAAAACGCCCGGTTTCTGCGCGGAAAACTCCGGGTCGCCGGGCAGATTCAGCGGAACGCCCATCATCCCGAACGGCTGGCGGTCCGTTTTGCCGACCGGACGCCGGACGTGCCGCCCAACCGCCTGATGAAAACCGCCCTGCTGGCCGTTCAGCCGCGCATCCGGACCGCCGTTAACCAGGGCCGCGCCCGACAGTTGCTGGCTGCGCTGGATGACGTCACGATGTCGGACAACATCCGGGCGGATTGGCAGAATGCGCGGTCGGCAGGGCGGTTGTTTTCGCGGTACGAGGCGGTGCTGCAATGGGCTGAAATCCTGCTGCGGGGCCATTCGCTGCTGCCCCAATCCGGGAAATACCTGAATCTGGCCCTGCTGTACCCGATGGAAACGGTGTTTGAGCATTACGTGGCCGCAGGGTTCCGGCGCTGCCTGACGGCGGGCGAACTGTCGGTGCAGGAATCGTCGCGGCATCTGGTCGATGAACATGGCGGCGAACGGCGCTTCCGGTTGCGCCCCGACCTGATCTGGCGGCAGGGCGACCGGACGGTGATTCTCGACACCAAATGGAAAACACTCGACGCCTCCAACCCGGCCACCAACTACGGCCTCGACCCCGCCGACCTTTACCAGCTCTACGCCTACGGCAAGAAGTATCACGCTACCGAACTGCTGCTGCTGTACCCCGCCAACGACACGTTCCGGCAGCCACTGGAGCCGTTCGGGTACGAAGAAAACCTGCACCTGCGTGTCGTGCCGGTGGATTTGCGGAAGTCGATCGAAGCGACCGTCCTGCAACTGGGGCTGCTGTGAGGTTGTTTCGCGCAGATTAGTACTGATTTTAAGCGCAGATTGCCGCAGGGTCAATCAGTGCTAATTGTCGCTCAAAATCGGCGTCGCAACGGCAAACCGTCCATCTGCGAGAAATACCATCCCAACGCAGTATAGAATTCCTGCTTCGTTCTTTACCCAAGCATATATCACCGTTTCCAGCCAATGCCGCTCGTACTCACCTTTCTGGGCATCCTGCTCCTTGTTTTTCTGATTGCCTTCGTTAAACTCGACACCTTTATTTCCTTCCTGCTGGTCGCCGTCACGCTCGGACTGGTGTCGGGTATGGAAGTTTCGGCCATCGGCAAATCTATCCAGACCGGCATCGGCGGCACGCTGGGCGATCTGGTCCTCATCATCGGATTTGGGGCCATGCTCGGGCGACTGGTGGCCGAGAGCGGGGCCGCCCGCCGCATCACGAACATGCTCATCGGCTGGTTCGGCATCAAAAATATCCGGTGGGGACTGGCGCTGGCGGGCTTCATCATCGGCATTCCGCTGTTTTACAATGCCGGATTTATCATCGTCGTGCCCCTGATTTTCACCATTGCGGCCTCCTCGCGGCTGCCCATGCTGACGGTGGCCGTGCCGATGCTGTCGGCCCTGTCGGTGGCGCACGGGTATCTGCCGCCGCATCCGTCGCCCGCGGCCATCGCCAACCAGCTCAACGCCGACATCGGCCGGACGCTCATCTATGGCATCATTGTGTCCATTCCGGCCATCGTCATTGCGGGGCCAATTTTTGGCAAAACGCTGAAAGGGTTCAACCCCAAACCCGACCGGGACCTGTTCAACATCCGCGAAGTGCCCGACCACGACCTGCCGGGGGCGGGCATCAGCTTTCTGGTGGCCCTGCTGCCGGTGGTGCTGCTGACGGTCTTCGGTCCGCTGAAAAGCCGGTTTGCGGGCGATACCTTCCTCGGCAAAACCGTCGCCCTGGTTGCCGAGCCGTACATGGGAATGCTGATTTCGGTGCTGGTGGCCGTCTACGCGCTGGGGCTGCGCCGGGGCGACACGATGAAAGCCGTCATGAAACAGCTGGAGGAGGCCGTAAAAGCCGCCGCGCCGATTCTGCTTGTCATTGCCGGGGCTGGGGCGCTGAAGCAGATTTTCACCGACAGCGGCACCAGCAAATACATCGGCCAGATGCTTCAGGGCGTTGACCTTTCGCCGCTCATTCTGGGCTGGGCCATTGCGGCCGTTATCCGCGTCTGCGTAGGCTCGGCCACGGTCGCCGGGCTGACGACGGTGGGCATCATTCTGCCCCTGATTCAGCAGCAGACCGTCAAGCCCGAACTGATGGTGCTGGCCATCGGCTCCGGAAGCCTCATGTTCTCGCACCTCAACGACGGCGGTTTCTGGCTGTTCAAGGAATATTTTAACCTGAGTATCAAGGACACGATCAAGACCTGGTCGGTGATGGAATCCATCGTGTCGGTGGTCGGTCTGGCGGGTGTCCTGCTCCTGAATCTGTTCGTATAAGCGAATCGAAACGGACCGGCACTGCCCCGGCAGTGCCGGAAAAAAGCCCGTCGGGCTTCCGCCGCGGAAGTTAAAAGTGGGTTAATTTGTTAACCATTTGGTTAGTGTTGGGCTGGTTAATAGGTAAGTTTGTAACTTAATATCCTTACACGTCACTTACCATGAACAGCACATCCAGACCCATCGCTGCCCGGGGCGAACCGGACGGGCTGGAATCGTATCATCTGCTGCTACAGCTCCCGAATCCAATTCTGCTGCTGAAAGGGGAGGCGTGTATTATTACCCTTATCAATCAGCCGCTGCTGGACGTCTGGGGCAGGACCCGCGAGGCTGTTCAGGACAAGTCCTATTTTGAGGTATTCCCCGCCCGCCGCAGC from Tellurirhabdus rosea harbors:
- a CDS encoding Gfo/Idh/MocA family protein, which translates into the protein MRPLNIALIGPGKVAHLHAKAVLQVPEARLVAVYGRNPQKTDAFAQTYGITGYNDIYDMIDRENVDLTIVCTPHPAHRNPAVAALEAGSHVLVEKPLASSLEDCDAMIDAARRAGRYLGTVSQRRFYEPSLRMREAIDAGKIGAPALGIVQMLGWRSEEYYQSDPWRGTWAGEGGGVLVNQAPHQLDLLLWYMGEPVELYGVWNNVNHPFIEVDDTAVAIVKFKNGGIGNISVSNSQKPGLFGKVHIHGRNGASVGVQTDGGSMFIAGMTGILDAPYNDIWTVEGEADRREAWKAADEAAFAAVDPMTHYFTKQIEDFCAAIREGRPPLVTGEDGRRVVALFQAIYESTRTGGVVKVE
- a CDS encoding sulfatase family protein, translating into MRLLLLFLFALATTALIPRKPAPPKPKNIIFILADDHRYDFMGFTGKVAGLQTPNLDRLAREGAHVQNAFVSTALCSPSRASILTGQYAHTHKVVDNFAPLPKNLIFFPQLLQKAGYQTAFLGKWHMGNTDDAPQPGFNYWLSFQGQGVYYNPTFNINGKRVAHGDSSYTTELLTDYAVKWLDGLDRNKPFMLYLSHKAVHAEFQPARKDKGRYAAMPINYPASFYLTATDTSKRWGPNPLASPETGLKANLKDMPNWVKKQRYSWHGVDYMYHGQIGFNDFYHQYAETLLGVDNSVGRVLKWLDDHGLAETTMVVYMGDNGFSFGERGLIDKRHMYEESMRVPLLVRCPAVVRPGTKVAQVIQNVDIAPTFLAYAGQARQPRMQGESFLPLLQGKAVPWKDRAFYEYYWEIDFPQTPTMFGVRTDRYKYIFNYGVWDANELYDLQEDPGEVNNLIRSPQHQQVAQQLRGQVFDWLESTGGMQIPLNRVRQKRNDHIYRGTY
- a CDS encoding META domain-containing protein; its protein translation is MRTTVWLWVLICSQVLFFSCSRKNRRDRSAERAEKADAKSEKNSRGIDFTAVGAQNAWALAIDFSGDMEFRPVGSSVVKTITPKPQRTTKGRGVLFDARQGTRPLRVGIEPTVYRDKASGQEYAYTVWVESGGKRYTGGGGFLYGALRLSDTWVLETFRGQRMRPEQFAGRMPRLELDVKGNNLRGFSGCNEIRGKVKAEGDRIELEPNPATKKYCASSFEESFLRSLRGVTLYRVSRNRLTLLSNGKYVMTFRKEGGEEEDTRRAAR
- a CDS encoding McrC family protein is translated as MTSLFVVSEHSRLYRAADFPGAECTPTDAYLPDAAFTALKQFIAGADADFALSFGWQRGREVIRTRNYVGLLETRDGTQLEILPKGGGQTPEVLIRMLRCLPDAPFRHLATARLGTGHLPLWEVFIAAFLDEVAAVVGQGLQQAYTPRDENARFLRGKLRVAGQIQRNAHHPERLAVRFADRTPDVPPNRLMKTALLAVQPRIRTAVNQGRARQLLAALDDVTMSDNIRADWQNARSAGRLFSRYEAVLQWAEILLRGHSLLPQSGKYLNLALLYPMETVFEHYVAAGFRRCLTAGELSVQESSRHLVDEHGGERRFRLRPDLIWRQGDRTVILDTKWKTLDASNPATNYGLDPADLYQLYAYGKKYHATELLLLYPANDTFRQPLEPFGYEENLHLRVVPVDLRKSIEATVLQLGLL
- a CDS encoding gluconate:H+ symporter; its protein translation is MPLVLTFLGILLLVFLIAFVKLDTFISFLLVAVTLGLVSGMEVSAIGKSIQTGIGGTLGDLVLIIGFGAMLGRLVAESGAARRITNMLIGWFGIKNIRWGLALAGFIIGIPLFYNAGFIIVVPLIFTIAASSRLPMLTVAVPMLSALSVAHGYLPPHPSPAAIANQLNADIGRTLIYGIIVSIPAIVIAGPIFGKTLKGFNPKPDRDLFNIREVPDHDLPGAGISFLVALLPVVLLTVFGPLKSRFAGDTFLGKTVALVAEPYMGMLISVLVAVYALGLRRGDTMKAVMKQLEEAVKAAAPILLVIAGAGALKQIFTDSGTSKYIGQMLQGVDLSPLILGWAIAAVIRVCVGSATVAGLTTVGIILPLIQQQTVKPELMVLAIGSGSLMFSHLNDGGFWLFKEYFNLSIKDTIKTWSVMESIVSVVGLAGVLLLNLFV